From the genome of Aphanothece sacrum FPU1, one region includes:
- the dps gene encoding DNA starvation/stationary phase protection protein Dps: MASAQVTQVKPKAVFYPTRIDIPVDVRQKIVPILSQTLATSLDLKTQVKQAHWNVKGLNFYQLHELFDAMAKELEGYVDMVAERITTLGGTALGTARIAASDSLISEYPYDIADGVEHITALAQRYAIYAAHLRSGIEKTNTLGDADTADLYTEISRDIDKSLWFLEAHLTQKMNLS; the protein is encoded by the coding sequence ATGGCAAGCGCACAAGTCACACAAGTGAAACCCAAAGCTGTTTTCTATCCCACCCGTATTGATATCCCTGTGGATGTTCGTCAAAAAATTGTTCCCATTCTCAGCCAAACTTTAGCCACCAGTTTAGATCTCAAAACCCAAGTTAAACAAGCGCATTGGAATGTGAAAGGACTGAATTTTTATCAGTTGCATGAACTATTTGATGCGATGGCAAAAGAATTAGAAGGATATGTAGACATGGTAGCCGAAAGAATTACCACCCTTGGGGGAACCGCCCTGGGAACCGCCAGAATAGCTGCTTCTGATTCTTTAATTTCTGAATATCCTTATGATATTGCAGATGGTGTTGAACATATTACCGCATTAGCTCAACGGTATGCTATTTATGCTGCTCATCTACGTTCAGGAATTGAGAAAACGAACACATTAGGAGATGCGGATACAGCAGATTTATACACAGAAATTTCTCGTGACATTGATAAGAGTTTATGGTTCTTAGAAGCCCATCTTACCCAGAAAATGAATCTCAGCTAA
- the cutA gene encoding divalent-cation tolerance protein CutA, which yields MMSDQYIMVITTTSNKEDAEKITRHLLEKRLAACIQIIDSISSYYWWQDKINCDQEWLCLIKSHQSVYDLLEKTIIEIHPYEVPEIIALPIVSESNNYLKWLGNQLVNPSLF from the coding sequence ATGATGTCAGATCAATATATTATGGTTATAACAACAACTTCCAACAAAGAAGATGCTGAAAAAATAACAAGACATTTATTAGAAAAAAGATTAGCTGCTTGTATACAAATTATTGATTCAATTTCTAGTTATTATTGGTGGCAAGATAAAATTAATTGTGATCAAGAATGGTTATGTTTGATTAAAAGTCATCAAAGTGTTTATGATTTACTAGAAAAAACTATAATAGAAATACATCCTTATGAAGTTCCTGAAATTATTGCTTTACCCATTGTTTCCGAGAGTAATAATTATTTAAAATGGTTAGGAAATCAACTTGTTAATCCATCTTTATTTTAA
- a CDS encoding ABC transporter permease, with product MIIGIGITIFWILIAFLAPILQTIGLIQDPTELLSNNPIEPPSISHWFGTNLRGYDVFSRTLLGSQAALKVVFLSTILSMIIGVPLGLISGYLGGKVDRILLFLMDTIYTIPGLLLSITLAFVLGRGILNVAIAVSISYIPQYYRIVRNHTTSVKNELFIEAAKAMGATSTHVLSRYLFFNVIQSVPVLFTLNAADAILVLGGLGFLGLGLPEEVPEWGHDLKEALSDLSTGVWWTTLFPGLGMTLMVVGLSFIGEGISEMFNPTLRNQRK from the coding sequence ATGATCATAGGCATAGGAATCACAATTTTTTGGATTTTAATCGCATTTTTGGCCCCCATTCTACAAACCATAGGATTAATTCAAGATCCCACAGAATTATTAAGTAATAATCCCATAGAACCCCCTAGTATTTCCCATTGGTTCGGCACAAATTTAAGAGGTTATGATGTTTTTTCCCGGACTCTTTTGGGTTCCCAAGCAGCCTTAAAAGTTGTCTTTTTATCCACCATATTATCAATGATTATCGGGGTTCCTTTAGGGTTAATTAGTGGTTATTTAGGAGGTAAAGTAGACCGAATTTTATTATTTTTAATGGATACAATATATACCATACCAGGATTATTACTGTCAATCACTTTAGCATTTGTCTTAGGTCGTGGTATTTTAAATGTAGCCATTGCTGTTAGTATTTCTTATATTCCCCAATATTATCGAATTGTTCGCAATCATACTACCAGTGTTAAAAATGAATTATTTATTGAAGCAGCTAAAGCAATGGGAGCAACTTCTACCCATGTTTTATCTCGATATTTATTCTTTAATGTGATTCAAAGTGTCCCCGTTTTATTTACATTAAATGCGGCTGATGCTATCTTGGTATTAGGCGGATTAGGCTTTTTAGGATTAGGATTACCCGAAGAAGTACCCGAATGGGGACATGATCTCAAAGAAGCTTTAAGCGATTTATCCACAGGGGTTTGGTGGACAACCCTTTTTCCGGGACTAGGAATGACTTTGATGGTAGTTGGGTTATCATTTATTGGAGAAGGCATTAGTGAGATGTTTAACCCCACATTACGTAATCAAAGAAAATAG
- a CDS encoding adenosine kinase, translated as MGKKYHVYGVGNALVDMEFSVTSSLLQELNIDKGVMTLVDEMRQGEIVEKLNGNLCKKSGGGSAANTMVAISQLGGNGFYSCKVAKDEAGIFYLQDLNSCGLDTNVHNDEETVGTTGKCLVMVTPDADRTMNTFLGISASLSENELVSDAIADSEYLYLEGYLVTSDTAKTAAIKAREIAENSGVKTTLSLSDPNMAQFFHDGLLQMIGSGLDFIFANESEALKISQTEDFSQAIAYFKALTKGFAITRGAKGSVIFDGQEMLEIRPYPVQAIDTVGAGDMYAGAFLYGITHGMTYGQAGDLASRASSRIVTTYGPRLETQTLRDLLTN; from the coding sequence ATGGGTAAAAAGTATCATGTTTATGGTGTGGGTAATGCGTTGGTTGATATGGAATTTTCCGTCACATCTTCTCTACTCCAAGAACTTAATATTGACAAAGGAGTAATGACCTTAGTTGATGAAATGCGTCAAGGAGAAATTGTTGAAAAATTAAACGGAAACCTCTGTAAAAAAAGTGGTGGAGGTTCTGCTGCTAATACAATGGTAGCAATTAGTCAATTAGGGGGAAATGGTTTTTATTCCTGTAAAGTAGCTAAAGATGAAGCAGGAATCTTTTATTTACAAGACTTAAACAGTTGTGGTTTAGACACCAATGTCCATAATGATGAAGAAACAGTAGGAACTACAGGAAAATGCCTCGTAATGGTCACTCCTGATGCTGATCGTACCATGAATACCTTTTTAGGTATTTCAGCAAGTCTCTCCGAAAATGAATTAGTTTCAGACGCGATCGCAGACTCGGAATATCTTTATCTTGAAGGTTATTTGGTAACATCTGACACCGCTAAAACTGCTGCTATTAAAGCTAGGGAAATTGCCGAAAATTCAGGGGTTAAAACCACTTTATCTTTATCTGATCCCAATATGGCCCAATTTTTTCACGATGGGTTATTACAAATGATTGGATCTGGTTTAGATTTTATCTTTGCCAATGAATCAGAAGCCTTGAAAATTAGCCAAACAGAGGATTTTTCGCAAGCGATCGCCTATTTTAAAGCCTTAACTAAAGGGTTTGCGATTACTCGTGGGGCCAAGGGTTCAGTGATCTTTGATGGTCAGGAAATGCTCGAAATTAGGCCCTATCCGGTGCAAGCGATTGATACAGTAGGTGCAGGAGATATGTATGCTGGAGCCTTTTTATATGGTATCACCCACGGCATGACCTATGGACAAGCAGGTGATTTAGCCTCCCGTGCTTCTTCTCGTATTGTAACCACTTATGGCCCTCGTTTAGAGACACAAACCCTCAGGGATTTATTAACTAATTGA
- a CDS encoding YiaA/YiaB family inner membrane protein, translating into MNKPNLSQDHSSAWVIQTWLSFILSICATSIGILFLPVDNWVKGYMGMGLTFTVGSTISLVKTQRDLHESKKLISRVEEAKVEKLLSGHDLH; encoded by the coding sequence ATGAATAAGCCAAATTTATCCCAAGATCATAGTTCTGCATGGGTGATTCAGACTTGGTTATCTTTTATTTTATCGATCTGCGCAACCTCTATCGGAATTTTATTTTTACCCGTTGATAACTGGGTCAAGGGTTATATGGGAATGGGATTAACATTTACCGTAGGTTCAACTATTAGTTTAGTAAAAACTCAACGAGATTTACATGAAAGCAAAAAACTTATTTCCCGTGTCGAAGAAGCAAAAGTCGAAAAATTACTAAGCGGACATGATCTCCACTGA
- a CDS encoding aromatic ring-hydroxylating dioxygenase subunit alpha — MISQFNFFQQWYPLSPVEDLDPQRPTKIMLLGLNLVIWKPKSSPTYQVFLDQCPHRLAPLSEGRIDEKSGYLMCSYHGWEFDKTGICQRIPQAENPDLVTKNQANFACTVFPCREQNDLLWVWPDANSQELAEKTPLSLSPNIDKSKGFVWSSYVRDMAYDSQTLVENVADPSHVPFAHHGIQGNRNLGKPIPLKIVESSSTIIKVEIDGDRSTIITFEPPCRLEYSISNIEQDKQIGLVVYCLPVSPGKSRIVAQFPRNFAKIIHSLTPRWWTHLMIRNPVLEGDMILLNQQEYVLQQRQAHESWKTAYKMPTDADRMVIEFRRWFDMYCQGKLPWDKVGINNTSLTLNNNRREVLDRYQQHTQHCISCRNTLKQIQRLQFFLLTYFVLTVLIVVVMPDELRKNLGLFLVGFAILGLGVYSWLKWWLEPQFYFIDYVHADKK, encoded by the coding sequence ATGATCTCTCAATTCAATTTTTTTCAACAATGGTATCCTCTTTCTCCCGTCGAAGATCTTGATCCACAACGACCAACGAAGATAATGTTATTAGGGTTAAATTTAGTAATCTGGAAACCTAAATCATCCCCAACTTATCAAGTATTTTTAGATCAATGTCCTCATCGTTTAGCCCCTTTAAGTGAGGGCAGAATTGATGAAAAAAGCGGTTATTTAATGTGTAGTTATCATGGATGGGAATTTGATAAAACAGGAATTTGCCAACGAATTCCCCAAGCAGAAAATCCCGATTTAGTAACAAAAAATCAAGCCAATTTTGCTTGTACTGTATTTCCTTGTCGGGAACAAAATGATTTATTATGGGTTTGGCCTGATGCCAATAGTCAAGAATTAGCCGAAAAAACTCCTCTTTCTTTGTCTCCTAATATTGATAAAAGTAAAGGCTTTGTTTGGTCTTCTTATGTACGAGATATGGCTTATGATTCGCAAACTTTAGTTGAAAATGTAGCTGATCCCAGTCATGTTCCTTTTGCTCATCATGGCATTCAAGGAAACCGCAATCTAGGGAAACCTATTCCTCTTAAAATTGTAGAATCAAGCTCGACAATAATTAAAGTTGAAATTGACGGCGATCGCAGTACAATCATTACCTTTGAACCACCATGTCGTTTAGAATATTCTATTAGTAATATTGAGCAAGATAAACAAATAGGATTAGTAGTTTATTGTCTTCCTGTATCCCCCGGAAAATCAAGAATTGTGGCTCAATTTCCCCGTAACTTTGCCAAGATAATTCATAGTTTAACTCCTCGTTGGTGGACTCATTTAATGATTCGTAATCCCGTTTTAGAAGGAGATATGATTCTCTTAAATCAACAAGAATATGTATTACAACAAAGACAAGCTCATGAAAGTTGGAAAACAGCTTATAAAATGCCCACAGATGCAGATAGAATGGTTATTGAGTTTCGTCGTTGGTTCGATATGTATTGTCAAGGAAAATTACCTTGGGATAAAGTTGGCATTAATAATACCTCATTAACTCTTAATAATAACCGTCGAGAAGTTTTAGATCGTTATCAACAACATACACAACATTGTATCAGTTGTCGTAATACTTTAAAACAGATTCAGAGATTACAATTTTTCTTATTAACTTATTTTGTTTTAACTGTGCTTATTGTTGTAGTTATGCCCGATGAACTTCGTAAAAATTTGGGCTTATTTTTGGTTGGGTTTGCTATCTTAGGATTAGGGGTTTATAGTTGGCTCAAATGGTGGTTAGAACCCCAGTTTTATTTTATTGATTATGTTCATGCAGATAAAAAATAG
- a CDS encoding DUF4335 domain-containing protein, translated as MNVRRQYILPNCTLILEGFSDISSSNAQDELLTILVNAECYFVGIPQKLQGGRTFLENLVKSVSAYAQEYLSGIPHPQNHQSSEDKIDLETIPGDHLHRLTWYPSISVNNSPVELILTTVQLFDLVEGIDQFFADSRTLPDLTLKLQPVSRRYRPPDEPLAQRVIPASLGMASLVVAAFVLFLLPIPQVREPEPKTQPTPTQPLPNTTPSPSPNTGSTPSNP; from the coding sequence ATGAACGTCCGTCGTCAATACATTTTACCTAATTGTACGTTGATTCTCGAAGGCTTCAGTGATATTAGTAGTAGCAATGCTCAAGATGAACTGCTGACGATTTTAGTTAATGCGGAATGTTATTTTGTCGGCATTCCCCAAAAACTACAAGGAGGCCGAACTTTTCTGGAAAATTTGGTTAAATCTGTCAGTGCTTACGCTCAAGAATACCTCAGTGGTATTCCTCATCCTCAAAATCATCAATCATCAGAAGATAAGATTGATTTAGAAACAATTCCGGGTGATCATCTTCATCGGTTAACTTGGTATCCTTCAATTTCAGTCAATAATTCACCTGTTGAACTGATTTTAACTACGGTACAATTATTTGATCTTGTGGAAGGAATTGACCAGTTTTTTGCCGATAGTCGCACTTTACCTGATTTAACCCTAAAATTACAGCCTGTTTCCCGTCGCTATCGTCCCCCTGATGAACCTTTAGCTCAACGGGTTATTCCTGCTAGTTTAGGTATGGCTAGTTTAGTGGTGGCAGCTTTTGTTCTGTTCTTGCTTCCTATTCCTCAAGTTAGGGAACCTGAACCTAAAACCCAACCAACTCCCACTCAACCACTCCCTAATACCACTCCTTCTCCCTCCCCTAATACGGGTTCAACTCCCTCAAATCCCTAG
- a CDS encoding DUF3038 domain-containing protein has protein sequence MSPFISIMSDSSLATESKPVILDILPDFPISGPGCAMRIQQQIDLWLLAIEALELGASEYMLQTIQQLNLQEIVKNRIVLWRLRSTNPWRRSYARDTLNLEQAKALVIIASYRAKTLTVQIRQLLLAEQQMREKGLPVNCHFLLAEYLDQFRSHFSSRMNPRRAKVSIYLASEAELNELALSLLKQLLFCTGTTGMQRFWISLFDGEVA, from the coding sequence ATGAGTCCTTTTATAAGTATAATGTCTGATTCGAGTTTGGCTACTGAATCTAAACCAGTTATTCTAGATATCCTGCCTGATTTTCCTATTTCTGGCCCAGGATGTGCTATGCGAATTCAGCAACAAATTGATTTATGGTTGCTGGCTATTGAAGCCCTAGAATTAGGGGCTTCTGAATATATGTTACAGACAATTCAACAGTTAAATCTACAAGAAATTGTCAAAAATCGCATTGTTCTGTGGCGACTACGTTCTACTAACCCTTGGCGACGTTCCTATGCTCGTGATACCCTAAATCTTGAGCAAGCTAAAGCTTTGGTGATTATTGCTAGTTACCGGGCCAAAACTTTAACAGTTCAGATTCGACAATTATTACTCGCTGAACAACAAATGAGAGAAAAGGGATTACCTGTTAATTGTCACTTTCTGCTGGCTGAATATCTCGATCAATTTCGCTCTCATTTCTCTAGTCGAATGAACCCCCGTCGCGCGAAAGTCTCCATTTATCTAGCTTCTGAGGCAGAATTAAATGAACTGGCTTTGTCCCTGCTCAAACAACTCTTATTTTGTACGGGAACTACCGGAATGCAACGGTTTTGGATTAGTTTATTTGATGGAGAGGTGGCATGA
- a CDS encoding adenine phosphoribosyltransferase — protein sequence MDLKALIRDIPDFPKPGIMFRDITTLLNHAEGLRYTIDTLTQKCQAANLLPDYVVGIESRGFLFGVPLAYQLQAGFVPVRKPGKLPAAVHQIEYELEYGTDRLEIHQDALENHHRVLIVDDLMATGGTAKATADLLGKIGCEVLAFAFIIELQALGGRQKLPNVPIISLVEY from the coding sequence ATGGATCTTAAAGCTCTAATTCGTGATATCCCTGACTTTCCCAAACCGGGCATTATGTTTCGGGATATTACCACCTTACTTAATCATGCTGAGGGACTTCGTTATACGATTGATACCCTCACTCAAAAGTGCCAAGCGGCTAATTTATTGCCTGATTATGTGGTCGGTATTGAGTCCCGTGGCTTTTTGTTCGGTGTACCTTTAGCATATCAACTTCAGGCCGGTTTTGTTCCCGTGCGTAAACCGGGTAAACTTCCGGCGGCAGTACATCAGATAGAATATGAGTTGGAATATGGTACAGATCGTCTAGAAATTCATCAAGATGCGTTAGAAAATCATCATCGTGTTTTAATTGTTGATGATTTGATGGCTACTGGTGGAACGGCTAAAGCAACGGCAGATTTGTTAGGAAAAATTGGTTGTGAGGTGTTAGCCTTCGCTTTTATTATTGAATTACAAGCTTTAGGTGGTCGTCAAAAATTGCCTAATGTTCCTATTATTTCTTTGGTTGAATATTAA
- a CDS encoding ABC transporter permease codes for MTSTRSTQVNKQLTRLQNLLTNDTVFYVFKRTLQGFLTLLLASFLSFVIIQLAPGNFLDTLRQNPAISPETLEQYNIILGLDQPWYIQYWKWLVQVVTQFNFGYSFVYKRSVSSLLVERVNATLLLAISSIILTWLIALPLGILSAVKQSSLIDKVLRVVSYLGQGFPSFITALFLLIVAQNVSPILPVGDMTSLNFSELSPLGQILDIGWHMILPTIALSITSFAGLMRLMRGQMLDVMRQDYIQTARAKGLPEDKVIYVHALRNAINPLITLLGFEFASLLSGAFIAEFFFNWPGLGRLILQAVIAQDLYLVMGSLMMGAAMLIIGNLLADLLLKFVDPRIKLEDLK; via the coding sequence ATGACTTCGACTCGTTCTACTCAAGTAAATAAACAATTAACCCGACTGCAAAATCTGTTAACCAATGACACTGTATTTTATGTTTTCAAACGAACTCTACAGGGTTTTTTAACCTTACTTTTAGCTTCTTTTTTGAGTTTTGTTATCATTCAACTTGCTCCAGGAAACTTTCTTGATACTTTACGCCAAAATCCGGCAATTTCTCCTGAAACTTTAGAACAATATAATATAATATTGGGGTTAGATCAACCTTGGTATATTCAATATTGGAAGTGGTTAGTTCAAGTAGTGACTCAATTTAATTTTGGCTATAGTTTTGTTTATAAACGTTCGGTGAGTTCTTTATTAGTAGAACGAGTAAATGCTACTTTATTATTAGCCATTTCTTCAATTATTTTAACTTGGTTAATTGCCTTACCGTTAGGAATTTTAAGTGCGGTTAAACAAAGTAGTTTAATTGACAAGGTGTTACGAGTGGTTAGTTATTTAGGGCAAGGGTTTCCTAGTTTTATTACCGCTTTATTCTTATTAATTGTTGCTCAAAATGTTTCCCCTATTTTACCTGTTGGGGATATGACCAGTCTGAATTTTTCTGAGTTATCACCCCTGGGTCAAATCTTAGACATTGGTTGGCATATGATTTTACCAACTATTGCTTTAAGTATTACCAGTTTTGCCGGTTTAATGCGGTTAATGAGGGGACAAATGCTCGATGTTATGCGACAAGATTATATTCAAACAGCCAGAGCAAAAGGATTACCTGAAGATAAAGTTATCTATGTTCACGCATTAAGAAATGCCATTAACCCCTTAATTACCTTATTAGGATTTGAATTTGCTAGTTTATTAAGTGGGGCATTTATTGCCGAATTTTTCTTTAATTGGCCAGGGTTAGGACGGTTAATTTTACAAGCAGTAATAGCTCAAGATTTATACTTAGTAATGGGAAGTTTAATGATGGGGGCAGCTATGTTAATTATAGGGAATTTATTAGCTGATTTATTACTTAAATTTGTTGATCCTCGTATTAAATTAGAAGACCTCAAGTAA
- a CDS encoding IS630 family transposase has translation MQGFLKTFSLRECESTELDGLKKSEASELFNISRNTIDLWLKRLKETGDFARQKFSEEIARYKPEQRVYIDEAGMDNREDYGYGYNERGKRFYALKSGRREGRVNMIAALCNRELFAPFTVEGACNRIVFETWLETCLIPSLKPGQIVIADNATFHKGGGIKELIEAAGCQLKYLPPYSPDLNKIERCWSWLKSRIRKKISQFDCLRDAMEDVLRTVS, from the coding sequence TTGCAGGGGTTTTTAAAAACCTTCTCGCTGCGCGAGTGCGAAAGCACCGAGCTTGATGGACTCAAAAAGAGTGAAGCAAGCGAACTATTCAACATTAGTCGTAATACCATAGATTTATGGCTGAAGCGTCTTAAAGAAACAGGAGACTTCGCTAGACAGAAATTCTCTGAAGAAATAGCTAGATATAAACCTGAGCAAAGAGTTTATATAGATGAGGCGGGCATGGATAATAGAGAAGATTATGGCTATGGTTATAATGAAAGAGGAAAACGTTTTTATGCACTCAAAAGTGGGAGGAGGGAAGGACGAGTTAATATGATTGCTGCCTTGTGTAATCGAGAGCTGTTCGCTCCGTTTACTGTTGAAGGAGCTTGTAATAGAATCGTTTTTGAAACGTGGCTAGAAACTTGTTTGATCCCATCACTAAAACCGGGTCAAATAGTGATTGCCGATAATGCTACCTTTCATAAAGGTGGAGGTATTAAAGAATTAATTGAAGCTGCTGGTTGCCAGTTAAAATACTTGCCACCTTATTCACCTGACCTTAATAAAATTGAGCGATGCTGGTCATGGTTAAAGAGTCGAATTCGTAAAAAAATTAGTCAGTTTGACTGTCTCCGGGATGCCATGGAAGATGTGCTTCGCACAGTGTCCTAA
- a CDS encoding type II toxin-antitoxin system HicB family antitoxin, with product MKTIPTLKTLEDYLNVNYPITFYPEEEGGYTVIIQDLPGCISTGETLQEAMDNILDAKQQWLKTAIQYQDSIPLPA from the coding sequence ATGAAGACTATTCCTACTCTCAAAACCTTAGAAGATTATCTAAATGTTAACTATCCAATTACTTTTTATCCTGAAGAAGAAGGAGGTTATACAGTTATCATTCAAGATTTACCCGGTTGTATTTCTACAGGAGAAACTCTCCAAGAAGCAATGGATAATATTCTAGACGCAAAGCAACAATGGCTAAAAACTGCTATTCAATATCAAGATTCTATTCCTCTGCCTGCTTAA
- a CDS encoding type II toxin-antitoxin system HicA family toxin, whose translation MSKLEKLIQKLLRDPPELSYDEVYYILTNFGFQEISNQGSHHTFRSENKLKITIPKKGGQTVKRTYLKQIVKLLELE comes from the coding sequence ATGAGTAAACTAGAAAAACTGATTCAAAAACTCTTGAGAGATCCACCGGAATTAAGCTATGATGAAGTGTATTATATTCTTACGAACTTTGGCTTTCAAGAGATTTCTAACCAAGGGAGTCATCACACTTTTCGTTCTGAAAACAAGCTAAAAATTACTATACCCAAAAAAGGAGGTCAAACCGTAAAAAGAACTTACCTAAAACAAATCGTAAAACTCCTAGAATTAGAGTAA
- the ftsY gene encoding signal recognition particle-docking protein FtsY, which yields MFNWFRRQTQKSSQPEEPTSTPEVEPTPVETPTPQTSQDDYLTWAKTAYKNIQQRQETAPEPETLDNPTEKPQTPEVQPQEVTEALPAWMQKSERLDILKETALETETVPETPELAFDEEFVWSAKVLAAQGRTPDDISAEEISWLKRLRQGLGKTRRNLVNQLKAIVGQGPLNQDAVTEIEALLLQADVGVEATDYIINTLQTQLREEALPPEQAIESLKAILRDILDRPLQQVKNPGFAPEKDTLNIWLITGVNGAGKTTTIGKLAHLSQKSGYSCVIAAADTFRAAAVEQVKVWGQRSNTPVIANPGQNTDPAAVVFDAIAAAQARQIDLLLVDTAGRLQNKKNLMEELSKIRRIIDKKAPNAHVESLLVLDATLGQNGLRQAEVFAESAKLSGVVLTKLDGTAKGGVALAVAQQLNLPIRFIGAGEGIEDLRPFSSYEFVEALLNG from the coding sequence ATGTTTAACTGGTTTCGTCGTCAAACTCAAAAATCTAGTCAACCCGAAGAACCAACCTCAACCCCAGAAGTTGAACCTACCCCAGTTGAAACCCCAACTCCCCAAACCAGTCAAGATGACTATCTGACTTGGGCTAAAACTGCTTACAAAAATATTCAACAACGTCAAGAAACCGCACCTGAACCCGAAACTTTAGACAATCCTACAGAAAAACCTCAAACCCCTGAAGTTCAACCGCAAGAAGTCACCGAAGCATTACCTGCTTGGATGCAAAAATCTGAACGTTTGGACATCCTCAAAGAAACGGCCCTGGAAACAGAAACAGTTCCAGAAACACCAGAATTAGCTTTTGACGAGGAGTTTGTCTGGTCTGCTAAAGTATTAGCCGCCCAAGGTCGCACCCCTGACGATATTTCTGCTGAAGAAATTAGCTGGTTGAAACGGTTACGTCAAGGCCTGGGAAAAACGCGCCGTAACCTCGTTAACCAACTTAAGGCTATTGTTGGTCAAGGGCCTCTTAATCAAGACGCTGTGACGGAAATAGAAGCGTTACTGTTGCAAGCGGATGTGGGGGTGGAAGCGACGGATTATATTATCAATACCCTACAAACTCAATTGAGAGAGGAAGCTTTACCCCCAGAACAAGCCATAGAGTCTTTAAAAGCGATTTTACGGGATATTTTAGACCGTCCCTTACAACAGGTCAAAAATCCTGGGTTTGCTCCTGAAAAGGATACTCTCAATATTTGGTTAATCACGGGGGTTAATGGGGCCGGAAAAACCACAACTATCGGCAAATTAGCCCATTTATCACAAAAGTCGGGTTACAGTTGTGTTATTGCTGCTGCTGATACTTTTCGCGCTGCGGCGGTTGAACAAGTAAAGGTTTGGGGACAAAGAAGTAATACTCCAGTAATTGCTAATCCTGGTCAAAATACTGATCCTGCTGCGGTTGTTTTTGATGCGATCGCGGCTGCTCAAGCGCGTCAGATTGATTTATTGTTGGTGGATACGGCAGGACGGTTACAAAATAAAAAGAATTTGATGGAAGAATTAAGTAAAATTCGCCGTATTATTGATAAAAAAGCTCCTAATGCTCATGTAGAATCTTTGCTGGTATTAGATGCGACTTTGGGACAAAATGGTCTACGTCAAGCGGAAGTTTTTGCCGAGTCTGCTAAATTGAGTGGAGTGGTTTTAACTAAGTTGGATGGGACGGCTAAAGGGGGTGTCGCTTTAGCTGTGGCGCAACAATTAAATTTACCGATTCGTTTTATTGGGGCCGGAGAAGGTATTGAGGATTTGCGGCCGTTTTCTAGTTATGAGTTTGTGGAAGCTTTATTGAATGGTTAA
- a CDS encoding HAMP domain-containing protein → MMSKDISSQEQLNTEIELLKQRIGELENDKEDLEILLDTITEHSTDLENEIYQKNQIMLKYLQQVKLITEAAAEVEGGTFAIASLNDVSAREDELGQLARVFQNMAEQVKIRESKLQQQVEELRIEIDKGRQQKQVAEIVQTDSFKNLKQKIQKIKDSRTKKNT, encoded by the coding sequence ATGATGTCTAAAGATATATCATCTCAAGAACAGTTAAACACAGAAATAGAGTTACTAAAACAACGCATCGGAGAGTTAGAAAATGATAAAGAAGATTTAGAAATTCTTCTGGATACCATTACGGAACACTCTACTGATCTCGAAAATGAAATCTATCAAAAAAATCAAATAATGCTGAAATATTTACAGCAAGTTAAATTAATTACAGAGGCGGCGGCCGAAGTAGAAGGAGGAACTTTTGCGATCGCTAGTCTTAATGATGTGTCGGCCAGAGAAGACGAATTAGGTCAACTGGCCCGGGTGTTTCAGAATATGGCAGAACAAGTTAAAATAAGAGAAAGTAAATTACAACAACAAGTTGAAGAATTACGCATTGAAATTGATAAAGGGAGACAACAAAAACAAGTTGCTGAAATTGTACAAACAGATTCTTTTAAAAATTTAAAGCAAAAAATTCAAAAAATTAAAGATAGCCGAACCAAAAAGAATACCTAA